The genomic region AGAATACTTTTTATTGTAACATCCACATCATTGGTGTTACAAAGTATCGCTAATACAATATCTTCGGGACTATCGCTGGCTATAAGCTGGCTGCAATCAATCTCCCGGATATCAACCACTTTGTAGGAGTATTTTATATACTCGTTTTCCATATGATTTTGCATGTTCAGGGGAGCACTACCGACATAAAGCAATATCTGTATCGGTAATATCTTATGTTGGTTAAAGATGAACCCTGAATATAGATAGAACCGTTGCAGCATATTATTTTCATTTCTGCCTTGCACCTCAGTATGTATCAGTTTTCCGTCAGATACCTCCATCACCAAATCGGGCTCCCTTAATTGAATATCCGGGAACTGGACATCTATAAATTTACACGTGTCATACCCTGTAAGGATTTTAAGAAATACTTTTGGCATATCCTTTAAAATATCTTTCAATGTAACATCATACTTTTGGTGCATCATGCCTCTCCAAAATATCAATGATAACATTATACTAACATAGCGGTTTGAGGAAAATACAATTATCCACACTCCAACTATAATGAAAAATAACCATATTTTAAAGATAAGAATTATCGGAGTTGAATCTTAAAGACAAAATAAGTTATCATTTAAGACACAATGCTAACAAGGTTTTCAACAACAGGAATAGGGAGTTTGCCTCATAACAACGCAACGGATGGGTGCTCTTTAGTATTAAACAGCTTTGATATACCGTTTTGGCCTCAGTTACCGCAGACCTCGTTTATGGAAACTATGGTTGCCCAGTATTCGGAGGGGCTGCCTTTTCTTGAAATTGACGCTGTTAAAGAACAATACATTATAAAAAGAAAGTTGCAGGATGAATTAAATACTTTTTACGAAAAATACTCTGAAAACCCCTCTGTTGCCATCTCTGAGAATAATGCTGCCGGTTTTCACAAGATGATTGGATTATTAAAAACGAAAGAGCGGTTTAACACTTTGAAAGGGCATGTGACAGGCCCCCTTACTTTTACTCTGGGAATAAAAGACGAGGAGGGGAGGTTTCTGTTCTTTGACGAGGAGTTAAGAGAAATAGCCCTTATGTTGCTTGTTGGGAAAGTCAAGTGGCAGGTGGATATCTTAAAAGAGTTTGCGGATAATGTGGTAATATTTATAGATGAGCCTATTTTTGCGGCAATAGGCAGCAGCGCATATCTCGGTGTTTCAACCGAGGAGGCAGGCAGGCTTATAACAGAAATTGTAACCGGTGTTCAGTCGGCTGGTGCAATAGCCGGTATTCACACCTGCGGCAAGTGCGACTGGGATATTGTCTTTGACGCAAAGCCTGATATTGTTAATTTTGACTCTTATGCCTTCTTTGACACTATTGCAATGTATCACGAAAGAATTAAGAAATATCTTTCCGATGGCGGCACTCTAGCGTGGGGCATGGTACCCACTACAAACTTTATCAACTACGAGGATGAAAGCAGCATAATCAAGAAATTTGACGAGAGATTAAACTCTCTGTCTAAACATGTGGATAGAGACCTGGTGTTGTCACACCTGATGCTTACTCCCTCATGCGGCACCGGCGCTCTGACTGTCCCTGAAGCTGAAAAGGTTTTTAGGCTGCTTAAGGCATTAAAGGGGCATCTTGTTGAAACTTATGGAAACTAATGGCAGGCGTGTTTATATCATTTGAGGGCACTGACGGCTCCGGTAAATCAACGCAGGTTAAGTTGGTTGCTGAGGCTTTGAGGAAAGTAAGCGGTTTGGATGTTGTGGAAACGTTTGAGCCCGGAGGAACAGAAATCGGTATGAGAATAAGGGAAATCCTCCTTAATCCAAAAACCGTCAACATGTCGCCAATTACAGAGCTGATGCTCTTTTACGCAGCACGCGCTCAGCACGTGGCAGAGGTGATACAACCGGCTTTACGGCGCGGTGCTTACGTTATTACGGATAGATTCATCGATTCCACCTTTGCCTACCAGTCCTATGGGCGCGGTATAAACCCGGAACTCATTAAGCAGCTTGATGCACTTATACTAAAGGGATTTAAACCCGACCTTACAATTGTTATAGACCTTGACGTTTCTATAGGGCTAAACAGAAAGAAGGCAGCATCAAAAGCGGACAGACTTGAAATGGAGGAGTTATTGTTTCATGAAAGAGTACGGGAGGGGTTTTTGGATTTATCCAAAGCTGAACCGCTTAGAGTTAAAGTCCTTGACGGTGCTTTGCCTGTTGAAACACTCACCAAACGTATTGTTGAGACTATAAAGGAGAGGTGCAATTGCCTTTAGGGTATTTTATACCAAGTAGCAGTCTGAAGGATAACAAGGCGGCAAGGAGAAAGCGACGCAGGCGTACTTTTAGTACGTTGAGGAGCTTTTGACGATGCCAACGAAGTTAGTCGATAGAATGCCGCTTGGTCTTATAGGACATGAAAGAGCAGCATATATGCTTACCTCTATGCTAAGAAGCGGAAAGGTGGCGTCATCCTTTCTCTTTTACGGTCCTGCCGGTACAGGAAAAACATTTGCAGCTTTTGCGTTTTTAAAATCAATGAATTGTAAAGTCAAAGGGCCTGTGGATTTCTGCGGCACCTGCTCCTCGTGTGTTAATGTGGATAAACGTGTTCATCCTGACTTAAAAGTAACAGCCTTTGATGAAAGTATTATAAAGATTGAGGAAATAAGGGAAATAGAGAACTTCTTAGCTACAACCTCCATGCAATGGGCTCAGAAGTGCCTTATAGTGGAAAATGCCGATATGATGAATGAGGCATCGGCTAACGCTTTTCTAAAGACCCTTGAGGAACCGCCGGCAGGGTGCGTTATAGTGCTCATAACCTCAAAAGAGGAGGCACTGCCTGACACCATACGCTCAAGATGTCTGAAAATCCCCTTTTGTCCGCTAAACCCATCTGATATGCTAAAGGTTGCATCTGAGGCAGGTGAGCACCCTGATGAAATCCAGCTCAGACTCTCTCAGGGAGACATCGGGAAAGCCCTTGATGCCGGCATAGTGCCAAAAAGAAACAACGACTATTTGATTTTTTCTAAGATGTTTACCGGTGCCCAAAAACCAATTTCAAAACATGAAACGCTTAAGACCAGAGACGACATGCTTAAGTGGTTACAGTCTGCACTGGTTTTTCTCAGAGACATTTCCATTCTGAAATGCGATGTGAACTCCCCATACGTGGTTAACTCTGATATGAGAGAACAACTTGTTAAACTCACTGCCCAGGTAGATATAGGCAGTGTGCTGGACACTTTTCAAAGGCTTCTTGAGTTGTCTAATTACTTTGTACTGAATCTTAATGTTGGTGTTACCTTTAACTATGTCTATTCGGTTTTAGGTGCTTTATCAAAACAAAGCCAGGTTTATAAGGAGTTGATATAAAATGCCTGATGTGATAGGAATACGTTTTAAGAAATGTGGAAAGATTTATGACTACGAAGTGGATGCAATGCCAGTGTCAATAGGTGACCTGGTCGTAGTGGAGTCAAACTTCGGTCTAGCAATAGGAAGTGTGGTGACAGAGACAAAGAGTGTGGAAAATCCTCAAAAGGAACTTAAAAAAGTGCTAAGAAGCGCTACTGAGGAGGATTTAAGGGCAAAAGCCGACAATGACAGCATAGAGAAAGAGGCAAGAGAGTATTGCCAGCAACGAATTATTGCGCGTGAGCTTCCAATGAAACTTGTGCTTACGGAGTCAACTTTGGACAGAAAGCGGATAGTGTTTTATTTCACAGCAGATGGGCGAATTGATTTCAGAGAGCTGGTAAAAGACCTTGCCTCACGCTTTAGAACCCGGATAGAGATGCGCCAGATTGGGGTCAGGGATGAGACAAAAGTGATAGGAGGTCTTGGCATATGCGGCCGTGAGGTTTGCTGTAACTGTTTTCTTTCCAGTTTTGCCCCTATTTCCATACGGATGGCTAAGAGTCAGGATTTGGTGCTAAACCCTGGAAAGCTCTCCGGTCTATGTGGACGGTTGATGTGTTGTTTGGGTTTTGAGGTTGATAGCGGGGCAGAACCAACCGGAGACGTAATCGAGCTTCGGGATGATGGCACAACAGGAATAACAGCAGTGATTGACGGGAAAAGTCTTTCTACAGAGACCATCGAAGACGCCTCGATACTTGCCTTTTTAGAAAAAAAAATAAAAACAGAAAAACCGCCGCATAAATATAATAAAGGCAACCAGCAGGAGGTTGATGCACAGCAGCAGGCGCCAGAACAAACATCACCCTCCAACAAAGAAGCGGCACAGCCTGCTATGGAACAAAAACCTGCTGCAGGCAGAGATCAGGAACAAAAGCGCTTTGACCCTAACAAAAGAAGATTTCATAAAAAGGTTCCATACTCAAAACCTGTAGGCACAGACACCGCAGAGACAGCCTCTTCACAAGAAGGGGCAGCAGTAACTCCAGCTCAGAGCAACGGACAGCAGGATAATGCGGAGAGAAAAAAGAAATTTCACTTTAAAAAACACAAGAAAATACCGCCAAAACCTGAATGATTATAAATTGGAGATAAACTCTTATGCCAGATAGATTTTACATAACAACTCCTATCTACTATGTAAACGACATCCCGCACATTGGGCATGCCTATACCACAGTGGCAGCCGATATTGCGGCAAGATTCCACCGCATGGCGGGAGCCGATGTGTTTTTCCTGACAGGTACAGACGAACATGGCCAGAAAGTGCTTCAGGCGGCAGAACTACGCGGTGTCTCTCCCAAAGACCACACAGACATGATGTGCAAAAATTTTAAAAAACTCTGGACGGCTCTGGATATTACTAATGATGCTTTTATAAGGACAACCGACAAAGAGCACTCAGATACAGTCAGGGAGATGCTGCAGAGACTTTACGACTGCGGTGAAATAGTTAAGCGCACATATGAGGGCTCATATTGCACACACGATGAGCGGTTTTGGACAGATAAGGAAGTGATAGACGGCAACTGCCCGGACTGCTTAAGACCAGTTGAAACAATAAAAGAAGACAATTACTTTTTCTTAATGTCTAAATATCAGGACAGTCTGATAGAGCATATAAACAAAAATTCCGGCTTCATAAGGCCTGAGTCGAGAAAAAATGAGGTGCTGGGCTTTTTGAGATCTAATCCTCTTGGGGATTTGTGTATCTCAAGGCCAAAAAAGAGGCTTTCGTGGGGCATTCCGTTACCATTTGACGAAACTTACGTAACGTATGTGTGGTTTGATGCCCTGCTGAACTACTATTCAGCCGCCGGTTATTTAGCTAAGGAGCATAATCAAACCTACTGGTGGCCTGCTGATTGCCATATCGTAGGGAAAGACATCGTTACAACTCATGCCGTTTATTGGCCTGCCATGCTAATGGCATTAAAACTTCCACTGCCTGAGATGATTTTTGCTCACGGTTGGTGGACAATTGACGGCAAGAAAATGTCCAAGTCTGTCGGTAACGTGGTTGATCCGCTTGCGGTCACAGAAACTTACGGCGTGGATGCTTTCAGGTATTTTTTAATGCGGGAGGTAACGTTTGGCCTTGACGGCGATTATTCTGAAAGCGCACTAATAAAGAGATTTGACACCGAGTT from Nitrospirota bacterium harbors:
- a CDS encoding dTMP kinase, translating into MAGVFISFEGTDGSGKSTQVKLVAEALRKVSGLDVVETFEPGGTEIGMRIREILLNPKTVNMSPITELMLFYAARAQHVAEVIQPALRRGAYVITDRFIDSTFAYQSYGRGINPELIKQLDALILKGFKPDLTIVIDLDVSIGLNRKKAASKADRLEMEELLFHERVREGFLDLSKAEPLRVKVLDGALPVETLTKRIVETIKERCNCL
- a CDS encoding AAA family ATPase, translating into MPTKLVDRMPLGLIGHERAAYMLTSMLRSGKVASSFLFYGPAGTGKTFAAFAFLKSMNCKVKGPVDFCGTCSSCVNVDKRVHPDLKVTAFDESIIKIEEIREIENFLATTSMQWAQKCLIVENADMMNEASANAFLKTLEEPPAGCVIVLITSKEEALPDTIRSRCLKIPFCPLNPSDMLKVASEAGEHPDEIQLRLSQGDIGKALDAGIVPKRNNDYLIFSKMFTGAQKPISKHETLKTRDDMLKWLQSALVFLRDISILKCDVNSPYVVNSDMREQLVKLTAQVDIGSVLDTFQRLLELSNYFVLNLNVGVTFNYVYSVLGALSKQSQVYKELI
- a CDS encoding stage 0 sporulation protein — protein: MPDVIGIRFKKCGKIYDYEVDAMPVSIGDLVVVESNFGLAIGSVVTETKSVENPQKELKKVLRSATEEDLRAKADNDSIEKEAREYCQQRIIARELPMKLVLTESTLDRKRIVFYFTADGRIDFRELVKDLASRFRTRIEMRQIGVRDETKVIGGLGICGREVCCNCFLSSFAPISIRMAKSQDLVLNPGKLSGLCGRLMCCLGFEVDSGAEPTGDVIELRDDGTTGITAVIDGKSLSTETIEDASILAFLEKKIKTEKPPHKYNKGNQQEVDAQQQAPEQTSPSNKEAAQPAMEQKPAAGRDQEQKRFDPNKRRFHKKVPYSKPVGTDTAETASSQEGAAVTPAQSNGQQDNAERKKKFHFKKHKKIPPKPE
- the metG gene encoding methionine--tRNA ligase is translated as MPDRFYITTPIYYVNDIPHIGHAYTTVAADIAARFHRMAGADVFFLTGTDEHGQKVLQAAELRGVSPKDHTDMMCKNFKKLWTALDITNDAFIRTTDKEHSDTVREMLQRLYDCGEIVKRTYEGSYCTHDERFWTDKEVIDGNCPDCLRPVETIKEDNYFFLMSKYQDSLIEHINKNSGFIRPESRKNEVLGFLRSNPLGDLCISRPKKRLSWGIPLPFDETYVTYVWFDALLNYYSAAGYLAKEHNQTYWWPADCHIVGKDIVTTHAVYWPAMLMALKLPLPEMIFAHGWWTIDGKKMSKSVGNVVDPLAVTETYGVDAFRYFLMREVTFGLDGDYSESALIKRFDTELANDLGNLVNRSFAMLSKYFNGIVPETSEFDIELKDLAEGISERLKEHLKVLSFNKALDAVWELVSFLNKYIDSNKPWVLAKDTSSAQKLAVVMYSLVEGIRFISVYLYPFMPKFGERLYSHITGEPLGSERNINEKLKWGTLKAGSLVTTIEQLFPKIENERKGKVEDTNIEVSEKTDDLISIDDFAKVKLKVGKILSAEPVPKSNKLIKLSVDTGEIRQVVAGIGKHYKAEELVGKTVIVVANLKPAKLMGVESHGMVLAASEGDTLRLVTPDGELPAGSVVK